A genomic window from Phoenix dactylifera cultivar Barhee BC4 chromosome 7, palm_55x_up_171113_PBpolish2nd_filt_p, whole genome shotgun sequence includes:
- the LOC103710459 gene encoding autophagy-related protein 18b isoform X2 gives MLFSSSLLAIVGAGEQPSLSPRRLCLFNTVTGTALRELNYLTSILAIRINRKRLIVILQDKTYIYDLNSLAILDTIDTVPNNKGLCAFSPSSEGCYLALPASTTKGSVLVYNTVELQSLCQIDAHRSPLAAIVFSSNGMYLATASEQGTIIRVHLVSQATKSYSFRRGSYPSTIYSLSFGPSAELPDILVATSSSGSLHVFFLGQLINQRRRPNKLLGSMIPDSVNDVFEQAHHHVLHNVVPASVKSYVTIYNVDNVPSVSTVSALRASIFIITYDGNFREYSLNVTKLNESSWSLEREFNALETISDNPC, from the exons ATGCTATTTAGCTCAAGTCTTCTTGCTATAGTTGGAGCAGGGGAGCAG CCATCATTATCTCCTCGGCGGCTTTGTCTTTTCAATACTGTTACTGGAACTGCACTGAGAGAACTAAATTATTTGACATCAATCCTAGCCATTCGTATTAATAGGAAAAG ACTTATTGTCATATTGCAAGATAAAACATATATTTATGACTTGAACAGCCTTGCCATTCTGGACACCATAGATACTGTGCCAAACAACAAAG GGCTCTGTGCATTTTCTCCTAGTTCAGAAGGTTGCTATTTGGCTCTTCCAGCAAGTACAACCAAAGGATCTGTTTTAGTGTACAACACAGTGGAGCTGCAATCACTTTGTCAG ATAGATGCCCACCGTTCACCATTAGCTGCAATTGTCTTCTCTTCCAATGGCATGTATCTGGCAACAGCTTCTGAACAGGGAACTATTATCAGAGTGCATCTAGTTTCACAAGCAACTAAG TCATATAGTTTTAGAAGAGGATCATATCCATCAACAATCTATTCCCTATCATTTGGACCATCTGCTGAACTTCCAGATATTCTTGTTGCTACAAGCTCATCAGGCTCTTTGCATGTATTTTTCCTGGGACAATTGATAAACCAAAG AAGAAGACCCAACAAGCTACTTGGTTCAATGATCCCTGACTCGGTCAATGATGTCTTTGAACAAGCTCATCATCATGTTCTTCACAATGTTGTTCCTGCCAGTGTGAAAAG CTATGTGACAATCTATAACGTAGACAATGTTCCAAGTGTTTCCACGGTTTCTGCTCTTCG GGCGTCTATTTTCATCATAACCTATGATGGGAACTTCCGCGAGTATAGTTTAAACGTCACTAAGTTGAATGAATCTTCATGGAGCTTGGAGCGTGAATTCAACGCACTAGAAACGATTTCTGATAACCCCTGCTGA
- the LOC103710458 gene encoding S-adenosylmethionine decarboxylase proenzyme-like encodes MAHLLVDSPNPSLVSPIGFEGYEKRLEITFSEAPVFADPQGRGLRALSRAQIDSILELAQCTIVSQLSNKDFDSYVLSESSLFVYPYKIILKTCGTTKLLLSIPRILELAKELLLSSLSAKYSRGTFIFPGAQPSPHRSFSEEVSILNQFFGGLKSGGNAYVIGDPTAPNRNWHIYYATQKPEPPMVTLEMCMTGLSPKRASIFFKNSAVGHSSSFKDMTMLSGISDIIPEMEICDFEFDPCGYSMNGICDAALSTIHVTPEEGFSYASYEATGFNPGSLVCRDLIERVLRCFGPLEFSVAVTIFGGRRLAGTWAKKAEIDGYACNDLVEQELPGDGLLMYQNFAASAVTAVSPRSILHCWEGDVMEKAGNDEKAGYSWEGEEVVEEKDGKDKKMF; translated from the coding sequence ATGGCACATTTGTTGGTTGATTCACCAAACCCTTCTTTGGTCTCACCAATTGGGTTTGAGGGATATGAGAAACGCCTTGAGATCACTTTCTCTGAGGCGCCTGTCTTTGCAGATCCCCAAGGCCGAGGCCTACGTGCCCTCTCACGGGCCCAGATTGACTCAATTCTAGAACTGGCACAATGCACTATCGTGTCTCAGCTCTCAAACAAGGACTTTGATTCTTATGTCCTCTCGGAATCGAGTCTCTTTGTGTACCCGTATAAGATAATCCTGAAGACCTGTGGGACTACGAAGCTCCTTCTGTCCATTCCCAGAATCCTGGAGCTTGCCaaggagcttttgctttctTCTCTGTCTGCAAAGTACTCTCGTGGAACCTTCATCTTCCCTGGTGCCCAGCCATCTCCCCACCGCAGCTTCTCGGAGGAGGTTTCCATCCTTAATCAGTTCTTTGGTGGCCTCAAGTCCGGTGGTAATGCTTATGTGATAGGTGATCCAACAGCGCCCAACCGTAACTGGCACATATATTATGCCACTCAGAAGCCTGAGCCACCTATGGTTACTCTTGAGATGTGCATGACTGGACTGAGCCCTAAGCGGGCATCAATCTTCTTCAAGAATTCAGCGGTTGGACATTCTTCTTCCTTTAAGGACATGACAATGCTCTCTGGGATTTCTGATATCATCCCCGAGATGGAGATATGCGACTTTGAATTCGATCCATGTGGGTACTCGATGAATGGGATCTGTGACGCTGCTCTCTCCACAATCCATGTGACCCCCGAGGAAGGTTTCAGCTATGCTAGTTATGAAGCCACAGGGTTCAACCCTGGCTCATTGGTATGCAGGGACTTGATCGAGAGGGTTCTCAGGTGCTTTGGCCCCTTGGAGTTCTCTGTCGCAGTTACTATCTTTGGTGGGCGTCGGCTAGCAGGCACGTGGGCGAAGAAGGCGGAAATAGATGGCTATGCCTGTAATGATCTGGTCGAGCAGGAGCTGCCGGGTGATGGTCTGTTGATGTATCAGAACTTTGCTGCTTCTGCTGTTACTGCTGTGTCGCCAAGATCCATCCTGCATTGCTGGGAAGGAGATGTTATGGAGAAAGCTGGCAATGATGAAAAGGCAGGATACAGCTGGGAAGGTGAGGAGGTGGTGGAGGAGAAAGATGGAAAAGATAAGAAGATGTTCTGA
- the LOC103710459 gene encoding autophagy-related protein 18b isoform X1 gives MATATSSSSPSSASPILCASFNQDSSCFSIGTKDGFKIFDARSGRLCYKRVVGAFSIVEMLFSSSLLAIVGAGEQPSLSPRRLCLFNTVTGTALRELNYLTSILAIRINRKRLIVILQDKTYIYDLNSLAILDTIDTVPNNKGLCAFSPSSEGCYLALPASTTKGSVLVYNTVELQSLCQIDAHRSPLAAIVFSSNGMYLATASEQGTIIRVHLVSQATKSYSFRRGSYPSTIYSLSFGPSAELPDILVATSSSGSLHVFFLGQLINQRRRPNKLLGSMIPDSVNDVFEQAHHHVLHNVVPASVKSYVTIYNVDNVPSVSTVSALRASIFIITYDGNFREYSLNVTKLNESSWSLEREFNALETISDNPC, from the exons ATGGCCACCGCCACCTCTtcgtcctccccctcctccgcctctcCCATCCTCTGCGCCTCCTTTAACCAAGACAGCAG TTGCTTTTCTATTGGAACGAAGGATGGGTTTAAGATATTTGATGCACGGAGTGGAAGATTATGCTACAAGAGAG TTGTTGGTGCATTTAGCATTGTAGAAATGCTATTTAGCTCAAGTCTTCTTGCTATAGTTGGAGCAGGGGAGCAG CCATCATTATCTCCTCGGCGGCTTTGTCTTTTCAATACTGTTACTGGAACTGCACTGAGAGAACTAAATTATTTGACATCAATCCTAGCCATTCGTATTAATAGGAAAAG ACTTATTGTCATATTGCAAGATAAAACATATATTTATGACTTGAACAGCCTTGCCATTCTGGACACCATAGATACTGTGCCAAACAACAAAG GGCTCTGTGCATTTTCTCCTAGTTCAGAAGGTTGCTATTTGGCTCTTCCAGCAAGTACAACCAAAGGATCTGTTTTAGTGTACAACACAGTGGAGCTGCAATCACTTTGTCAG ATAGATGCCCACCGTTCACCATTAGCTGCAATTGTCTTCTCTTCCAATGGCATGTATCTGGCAACAGCTTCTGAACAGGGAACTATTATCAGAGTGCATCTAGTTTCACAAGCAACTAAG TCATATAGTTTTAGAAGAGGATCATATCCATCAACAATCTATTCCCTATCATTTGGACCATCTGCTGAACTTCCAGATATTCTTGTTGCTACAAGCTCATCAGGCTCTTTGCATGTATTTTTCCTGGGACAATTGATAAACCAAAG AAGAAGACCCAACAAGCTACTTGGTTCAATGATCCCTGACTCGGTCAATGATGTCTTTGAACAAGCTCATCATCATGTTCTTCACAATGTTGTTCCTGCCAGTGTGAAAAG CTATGTGACAATCTATAACGTAGACAATGTTCCAAGTGTTTCCACGGTTTCTGCTCTTCG GGCGTCTATTTTCATCATAACCTATGATGGGAACTTCCGCGAGTATAGTTTAAACGTCACTAAGTTGAATGAATCTTCATGGAGCTTGGAGCGTGAATTCAACGCACTAGAAACGATTTCTGATAACCCCTGCTGA